In Spirochaetae bacterium HGW-Spirochaetae-1, the genomic stretch GGCATACTTAATCGCATATTACCATCTCCAGGGGCCTCCTCATTGACAGGGAGACCCCGGGTGGATGATGGAATATCCCTTAGGGAGTTACCGCCCATGTAGCTCCGTCACCGATAGTATAAATAATTGTATCATCTTCGCTGATAGTTGCAGTTGAAGCAACGGTTGAGCCAGTCGTCCCGTTTCTGATATCATGATAAATCTCATACAGGTCTCCTGTATTGATTATATTGCTACCACCTGTAGCAGAATTCAGCAGGCATACTACATAAAAATTACCGGAGTAATTGGTGAGAATGTTGTCAATAACGATGGCCCCATTATTGCCGACAATATTTCCCTGGTAAAGAATATTATTTCTCGGTGAATTGGATTCAAGCTGACGGTAAACAAAAGCATAGGCATTGTATGCGCCGCTACTTGAATAATCAACATTTATTGTCATTGTGTTTCCGGTAAGTGATGTAATGAAAGTTTTTGAACTTCCCATTTCCCAGTTACGCTGAATGGTGAGGGATATGGCATTGGGACCTTCTTCTGTGATTGTCAGTTTCTGTGTGTCGGAGATCAGGGGGGAACCGGTACCGCCGTCATAGAATGCATAGCGGTCAGCCTTGGTAATCAGGTTGGAATCATCTCCACCCGTACGGTAATCATAGAAGGCAATAACATAATAGTCACCCGGTTCTATGCCAGTAATATCCGTTGCCGTATTATTATCATTGTTTATGGCTGTTTCGCTGTAAAGATAATCATTCATATCGTTGGATACATCACCATCGACTGTAGTGGGAAGTACATTTGGGTCCGGCATATCTGCGCAGGAATAGAGCTGCACATAATTGATTTTCTGACCGGCATATCCTGTTTGCGTATCATAGTCATCACCATAATTGCCCTGATAATTAACCGTCACTGAAAGAGTTGCCCCTGGATCATCACTGCTGCCACCTTCACAGGCCGAAAAAGTAAAAAGTGCAGCGATCATTATCGCCGTCAGAATTAAAAGACTTCTTTTTTTCATAAGTTCCTCGCTATTAGAATTAAATGTTCGTATTTTATATTTTTCAGGATTTAAAGTCGATGATTTTATGTCAATAGAATTAGCAGATAATTTGAAAACAATTTTTAGAAGAATGAAAAAGATTACAATATATTACAAAAAAATACAGCGATAATACGCTATCAGGATAAGGGAACCTCTATAAATCATTTTGAGGCAGAGCCATTTTAGCTCATCCTAAGCTGGCTTTGGGCAGCGCCTTTATTGAACATCCTGTTCAGGCACTGCATTCGAGTGTCCTGCTCAGCACATTCGATCATCGTGATCAGTAGATGTTCCCTTGTGGACATAAGCATTGGAAAAACCAAATTTCTGAGGTGCCCATACATTAAAACAAGGCGATGTATAATGGTATTCGAGTCTGGCCGGGATTGTGCGCCTGCATCTTAAAAGTTTTATTCCCCGTCATTGTCATCGGCAGCCGTGGCCAGGGCGATGATGGCACCGGCCTTTTTGCTTGCCTGCCGATAGGAGAGAATCTTTGATTCTACCCTGAATATTTTCATCATGGTCTCTTCGGTGAGGACGGAACGGGGACTGCCCAGGGCGAAGATTTTTTCTTCGTTCATGATTGCCATGGTCGTGGGAATGCCGTTATTCTCGAAATAGAAGGCATGGTTCGGAGAATGGGTCGCGATGATAAAGGAAAGGCCCCGTACTCTCGCCAGGGAGGCGATTTTTTCCAGGAGCATTATCTCGTGCCGGAAGTCCAGGTGCGAAGCCGGCTCATCCATGATGATAATGGGCGACCGCTGGGCCAGGGCCCGCGCCAGCATAACCAGCTGTACCTCGCCGCCGCTCAGCTGTGTGTAAAGCCTGTCCTGCAGCGACTCGATTCCCACGTCCTTCAGGGCCTCCTGCGCGAGCAGGTGATCTTCACGGGACGGGCCGCTGAAAGGGGTGATATAGGCCGTTCTTCCCATGAGAACCACTTCGCGGACCAGGTAGGGGAAGGTGCGCTCGTGTATCTGCGGCACATAGGCCATGCGGCGCGCCAGTTCATGGGGACGGTAATCCGCTATAGTTTTACCGTAGACGCGTATTTCACCCTCTTCGAGGGAATGAATTCCCAGGATGCAGTCGAGAAGGGTTGTCTTGCCGCAGCCATTGGGACCGAAGAGTATGACTATTTCGCCTTCGCGCAGTTTCAGGTTGATGCCGGAAAAGATACTGCGGCTGCCGTATGAAAAATGTCCATTGCTTACTTCAAGGACCGTCATGGTCTACCATCCTCCGCCGCGCGTTCTCCGCAGGAGATAGATGAAGAAGGGACCCCCGATCAGTGATGTCAATATTCCCAGGGGAATCTCGCCGCCCGATATATTGCGGGCGATATTGTCGATGATCACCATGAAGCAGGCACCCAGGGAAATACTCACGGGCATGAGAATACGGTTGTCGTTGCCGGCAATCATTCTTCCCATGTGGGGGATCACCAGTCCAACCCATCCTATGATGCCGCTGATGCAGACTGCACCGGCCGTGGCGATAGTTGTGAAGACAATTATTGCTGCGCGGTTGAGGTTCACGTTGATTCCCAGGGTTTTGGCCTCCCGTTCCCCCATGGAGAGAACGTTGATGCGCCAGCGAATGAGCATGAGGCCCATGATACCGCCCAGCATGGGAATCGACGCCGCCAGTACGTCATGACCCTGAATCGAGGCCAGGCTCCCCATGAGCCAGAATACGATGGAGGGAAGATCTTCATAGGGGTCGGCCAGAAACTTGAGGAATGAAATCATGGCGGAAAATATCGATGATATTATCACTCCGCCCAGGACCAGCATGATGGTCGGTGCGCTGTTGTAAATTTTCCCCACCAGGTAGCTTAAGATGACGGCCAAGATTCCAAAGATAAAGGCGCAGATATATATGGCGGCCGTGCTTTTGAACATGATGATGGCCAGGGCTGCGCCGAAACCGGCCCCGGAACTGACGCCCAGCATACCGGAGCTCACCAGGGGATTGCGGAAGAGCCCCTGGAGTGCTGTGCCGCTGGCAGCCAGGCTTGCGCCTACCAGGGCGCCCAGGAAGGCCCGGGGGAGCCGTATCTCCCAGATGATGGAACTCTGGATGGAAGCTGCCACGTCGGGTCCACGGGAGATTATGCTCCAGATAAGGGGAAAAACTTCAGTGTAATGTATGGGGTATCTTCCCAGGAAAAGGGAGAGCACTATGCAGGCAAGAGGAGCTGCAACAAGAAGAACGGTGACACCGGCCTTCTTGAGAATTTTCTTTTTCCTGGCGGTCATAATAAAAAAATAGATCAGGTGCGAAAACCGTCAATTGTTATTTCCTGGAAGGGTATATTTTGTCGGATTTGGATGGAATTGCCGGAAGTAATAAACCCCGTCATTGCAGGAAGGGGTTCAAACCCTTCCTTACAATGACGGGGTTATAATGATTTTCAATTACTTGTAAAGCGAAGCGATCTGATCCTTGTATTCCTTGACCACCACATGCCTCTTCAGTTTCATAGTCTGGGTCAGCATGCCGTTTTCCAGGGTGAAATCACTGGTCATGAAAACATATTTTTTGGGGATTTCATATCCGCCGTATTTTCCTTTGAGCTGATCGGTGATTTCCTTCTCGATCATATCCGTAACTGTTTTGTTTTTTATAAGCTGTTCCGGATCAGCGGGAAGGTTGTTCTGCACTGCCCATTTTCCCAGCATCTCAAAATCGGGGATAACGATGCAGACATTGTAGGCTTTTCCTTCTCCGTAAACCATGGCGTTTGCCACGAAGGGGAGGAGGCGGATATCCTCCTCGATGGAGGCCGGGAAAACATATTTCCCGTTTTCCAGCTTGTACTGTTCCTTGATGCGTCCCGTGATATAGAGGAAGCCTTCAGCGTCGAAGCGGCCCCGGTCACCGGTTCTGAACCCTCCATCGGGAGTCATGACCTGGGCGGTTTCCGCCGGCTTGTTGTGATATCCCTTCATGACATTGGGACCGTATACAACTATCTCGCCGTCATCGGCACCGTCTTCCACAACGGATTTGTCCAGGACGATGCGCTGTCCCTCTAAAACCTTGCCGACGCTGCCGATCTTCCAGGCGTCGGGCGCGTTCATCGTAACGGCAGGCGATGTTTCGGACAGACCATAACAGTCGTATGTGGGAATGCCGATGCTGTAAAAGAACTCGCCCACTTCCTTGTTCATAACGGCACTTGCCGTAAGTGCTCCTGTGAGCCTCCCGCCGAATCCCGCTCTGATTTTTGAAAAAACCAGCCTATCGAGAAAGAAGAACTTCAGGTTTACGGAAAAACTGCTTTTCCCGTCCTGGGCCAGGGCTATTTTTTTCTTCGCCGTGGCGCACGCCGCATCAAAGAGTTTCTTTTTAGCGCCTCCCGTTTCTTTCATCTTGTTCTGGATGGCATCATAAATCTTATTGAAAACACGAGGCACTGAAATGAGATAGGTGGGGCGCACCAGCTTCAGGTCATCGAGAAGAGTGGATACGTCCTCCATGAAGCCCAGGGAACCGCCGAACTGTATCCAGTTGTTGAGCTCTCCGCTCAGGGCATAGGAATGGGCCCAGGGAAGCATGGAGAGACCGATCTGGGTTTCATTCAGGTCAGGATAGATTCTATATCCCGCCCGAGAGCAGTAGGTGCAGTTGCCGTGTGAGAGAAGAACTCCCTTGGGGTCTCCCGTGGTTCCTGATGTGTAAATAAGAATCGCCACATCTTCGGCATCGGGATGAACGGGGGCTACGGGGTTTTCCTGACCGGCTTTTTCCAGAGCCTTCAGGCTGTCTTCGCCTTCGGCATCGATTATGAGAATGCGCTTCAGGGAGGGAATCTCCTGGATGAAATGCTTGACCTTCTCATAAATTTTCTGGTTCGATACTATCAGTACCTTGACTAAGCTGTCAGTAATGATATATTTCCAGGTCTGAACAAGTTCTTTCTCGTACATGGGGATGTACCGTGCACCCCTGCCGTACGTTGCATAGGCCAGAACGACCCATTCAGGCCTGTTAGTGGAAATGATGCCCACGGAATCATCTTTTTCAATTCCTAATTGAGCCAACCCGCCACGGGCATTGTCGATGCGTTTGCCGATTTCATTGTACGTAATGGAATCAAGTGTGCCTTTGGTGTTTTTGACCCAGAAAAGTGTGTTTTTACCGTATTTTTTAACACTCTCTTCCCACCAGCTCACGAGATTATCAGGTTTTTCGTATTGCCACATAAAAAGCTCCTCCACAAAAATTTGATTTAAGATTGTATATTTTTATTTTTTTACAACAGCATATACTGCCCAGAGCAGTATGGTGCATAATGACTCTTACAAAATAACTGCCACTTATTGCAACCTTTTTATTCTCTTTCCGGGCGAAGTGCAAGAGACTGGAAGGCATCATTTTTCACTTTTTGTGTTTTTTGAGCATTCTTCTCAATATCTGCTCACTCTGTGTTATAAGGTCGCTGATTCTTTTCGTGGTAATGCTTTTCTTCTCTTTCTGCAGGAGTTTAACGGCCATATTATACTTGCGGCGGTAATGCTGTATTCCCGGAATTGTGGAGTGAAAATGTTTAGCCAGTTCATGATCTTTGTGGATATATCGGCCGCTCTTGTCCTTCTGGTTCAGGTCAATGAATTCCTTAATGGAGTCTTCGTTCCATTCCACGGTCCCGAATTGCGTGTAGTCATGGCTGATTTTTCGCGATTCGTTTCGTTCGTAACTTCCCTCCATTTTTTTCTTTTTCCAGTAAGGGTGGATATTTCTGGCGTGCTGTATGTCTTCTATGGTAAATCGGGTCTTCTGAAGCCACAGGCGTGTGATTTTTGCCTTTTCCGCCGGTTTGAGGCTCACCTTCAATGAATTGTCGATATATTCCCTGGGGGTTTTCGAGCCAAACAGTTTCATCTCACGCTTGCTTAATTTCTGCATAATCCTCTCCTTGTTACATAAAAAATTCCAGGAATCACCCGCAATGCCGGGCGGTATGATGATTCAGTTCAATAATAGAAAATCCCTTATATAATGTATAATCACAAAATTCATCAACAGTCAAATATTTATTTGAGCTTTCAGGCAAAAAACTGTTATGCGGTCATGGCAGATATCGCTCATTGTTATGCCGGGGATCGGGGTGCGGACCTGGGAAGACCGTGCATGGATGCGTGAGATTGAGTATTGTTATGCGCGGGGCGTATAACGAAGGGGAGAACAATGCAGGATAGGGCTGCTACCAGGCTGCTTCCGTAAAGAGACCGCAGCTCAGGCGATTGAAGAAAGCCATGCTTCCTTCGCCTCCCATGCGGTTGTTGATAAGTATGCCCATTTCCAGGCCGATGCGCAGAAACGGGAAGGAATAGGAGTAGGCCATGTTCAGGCGCTGGTTGCTCCGCAAAATCCCCTCCCTGTTCTCAAACCAGTTACGCGGCGGCAGGAGTGAAACGAAGAGCTCTCCGGTGTGGTGTTCCACGGGGAAGACCACACCTATGTTTATGATGGAATCGGCGGCATTGAATCTTTCACGGCATACGCGTATTTTAAGATGGATGAAATTTTCCGGAAATATCCTCGTCATGAAATTTATAAAAGCATGTGACTCCCGGCGGTTCAGGGCTATGCCGGCGTCATCTTTTTCATATTCGGAACCGTCCGTATTATAATAGGTTCTCGCGTCGAATTTATTGAAATAGAAATACCAGCTTATGCCGATTTCAAACGTGAAAAAGCCGAAATCCTTTCCGACAAAGGCGTAGGGAAGGGTGATGAGCGTAAGCGGCTGATATTCGTAGTGATCGAAGTTATAGGCTTTTCCACTGCTGATAGATGTTTGTACAATACCGGTTCCCACGAGGTTCCCCTCGGCTGACCGGTAGCGGTACTCGCCGCCGAAGTTCGTCATGAGAGTGCCGAACGATATCATCTCGCGGTCCACGTACTGCAGGTCCGGATAACTCTTATTGTACGAACCGATTTCGCCGTGGAGCATGACACGGGACCGCGGCAAATCCCCGGCGAGGAGAGTACCTCCACCGGGAAGCAGTACCGCAATGTATAACGCGATGACGAAAAGGAAGCGCGTCATTACCACTGGTATGCTACGGAACCCGCGTAGAAGAAACTGTCCACGATTCCCGTGCGTTCGATATGCTTGTTGCGGTAATTCATGATGGAGCCGAATTTAAATCCTACGGAGATTCCCTCCCAGTTCACCGTGGGCTCCAGGAAAAAGGCATTGGTCTTGTACAGGTACCCGCCTACTTTCATTGTGAACAATGAATGAATGGGTATGATGAGCTTTGTCTGGATAATGCCGTACCTGGCATCATAGTCGCCGCGGAATATATCCAGGGTGAAGTGGGGAATGGATTCAGCACCGAGGCGCAGATAAAAATTGGGGTATACCTTGGGATTGTCCCATATAAGACCGCGTCCCTTAACCTCCTCCGTAAATCCACCGCCTGTATACTTGGTTCTGTACTTCTCATCATAGGCTCGTGCTATTACGGTGATTCCCAGGTCTGTGGCGTACCATTTCATGTGATAGCACAGGAACACACCCATATTAAGCCAGAACTTGGAAACCCGGTCATTGATATCTGCTGGTACCTCTTCATCATCAATAACCGGGTCATCTATTGCCGGTAGATCACGCTTTTTAATTTCTCAGTGCCGATAAAAAGAGATATTGGCTCCCCAGCCGGCTCCTTCCAGGATTCCCATGAGGTTGGAGAAATTGGTCATGTAGAATTCCATGCCGGCCTGTTCCGAGTCGGTTTTAATATAGTCTCCCTTATCGTCGCCAACGTATCGCACATCGGTATACCCGTAAAGATGGTTGTGGTATCCGCCGAAGACGAGGAATTTTCTGCTGTATGCCGACGGGTCCTCAATTATCTGGTCTGCCAGTGATTTCTTATAGGTGTTTGTCAGGGGACTCGTTTCAGGTTCCGCAGCGAAGGTCAGGGCGGGAAATATAAGGATTACGGATAAAACAGTGAGAAGCAAGCGACGACACGCAATATTTTTCATCATGGATTACTCCGTTATAATGAGAGAATTATGATCTGCCGAAGCAGGTCGTTTGAACGGGGCATAATATATTGCCGCTTAAATAGTGTCAATGATTATATGTGCCGTATTAGCGTCTCTTGCCGGAGAAATATCCTTGTCATTTTTACCCGTGATACGACATAGTTGAGATATGGGCACAGAGACCGGTTAACGGGATCAGAAAATGCATTTTCGATAAGGAGTAATGTCATGTTTCTGCCATGGCACACCATGCTTGTTCTGTTCGGCCTGGGGCTCACGGCCATTATGCTCCTGAGCCAGGTTTTCTCGTCGCGCCGGGATGTGTGGAATCTTGTATTTTCACTCATACTGGTATGTATTGCCATGCTCCAGGCCCGGTATGTCTATGCTGCCAGCGATCTGTCCGTATTGTATCCCCGTGTTTTTATCCCCGAGCTTTTTTTCTGGTTCATCCTGGGGCCCGTCATATATGCGCACACGGGCAACCTGACTGAAGCTGATTTTCACATAGAACCGAAATTTTACCTGCTTCTGACACCGGCACTGGCAGCCCTTATTTTTGAATTCAGCTTTTTCCTTGAGCAGCACGCGTCAGTGGCTTCTTTTTCCGGCGACGGCCTTTTTTCGGTTTTCACCGCATCCAGGGTCGCGGGACTTTTATATCTGCTTGCCTTTCTCGTCATCTTCATTGTCAGGGTATTGCGGTTCGGCGATTTCGGCTCCATGGACCGGAAAGTACGCTATGCATTCCTGACTTATATCATTCCTGTTCTGGCTGTCATACTGGTACTCCTGGCATCGGTAACTGGAAAAGAGGTTCTGAAACGTGCGGGCTTCGTCCTGTTTACGCTGCATATGGCCCTGTGGATTGTCGTGGAAATCCATGTTCCCGAGCTCTTTCTCCTGGTAAAAGAAGAGATACGGAAAAACCGGTACGAACGGTCACTCCTTGGCGGTGTTGATGTGAACTGCGCCATGGACAGGCTCACCCGTCTCATGGACGAAGAAAAAATTTTTAGCGATGAAAATCTCACGCTTCCGATTCTGGCCGGAATGCTCTGTATGTCGCCTCACCAGCTCTCGGAGCTTTTTAATTCACGTCTTAATATACATTTTAAAGCCTATGTCAATTCGTACCGAATCAATGAAGCAATGCGGCTTCTTCGTGAAGAAAAGGACATGACGGTCCTGGCCATCGGATACCGCGTGGGTTTCAATTCCAAGTCGAACTTTTATTCCGTGTTCACCAGGCACGCGGGAAAGACACCCGCGGAATACCGCAGGTGTTTGTAAGACGGCGTTTTTATGGAAGTTTCTTAATGGCAGGTCTCACCGATGAATGCTGCTATTTTTTGAACTCATTACAATATACAAGAAGCACAAGGGACACTTCTTTTTTGCTGGTTTTTAAACCCTCGTCATTCAGGATATCTGTGATTTCTTCCGCTGTAGCTGCGGGTTTTTCTTTTCTAACGGCAATGGTCCGTTTGACGATTTTTTGATTTATGGGCTTATTGCCGAAGCCGAGGAATCCCGTATTGTGAAGAGTTGCTACGGCTGACTTGAGCAGCCTGTTTTCTTCTTCAAGGTCTTTAACGGAGTTTTTAAGGGAAGTAATTTCCTCCTCAAACTGGTTCAGTTTCGTCAGGAAAAATTCAGGGTCCCTTTTTTTCAGGTACTTGAGCGGATCGGTGTAGGCCTCCAGGACATTCTCACACAGTTCCTGTTCCGTCCGGTAGGTACCCTGGATACGGACAAAGAGATTGTTCCTGGTAAACCTGAAATTGTATTTGAGGTTCGTATCAAACTGCATAAGCAGCCCGGCCGGTACATGGGGCAGGAGGTTTACCTTTTTATACAAAAACTGTTCGGGCTGAATGACTATATCAAGCAGGTCATTGGAAACGACCATTCCAATTTCCCTCGGTTTTATGACCGTCCATGTATTAATTGATGCCAGGGATTTCAGAACATTTTCCATCATTTCCGGTGTGATATCGCCATAATATCTCAAAGAAAACGGGAGTCCCTTTCCGGGTGCGAGTTCAAGTATGGTCTGGTTTTCAACGGTTCTGGAGCTTTTCACCTGGATTCCATGGGATTCCCAGCTCAGATCAGCGGCGGAAAGTGCCGTTATCTGGAAAAGTAAAATGAACAGTGTGCCGACTATTTTTTTCATTTATTGTCCTGCCTGGATCGAATGAGTATTTTATCAAAGGGACGTATGACCTTGTTTCCCGATTTTTCCGTCATCCGCGCCCGGAGTTTTTCGCCTGAACCATGGAATTGTATCTTGCCGATATATTCATCGTCATCCCGGAAGATGTAAGCCGAACTCCCGGTTTTTATATTGAGAACCCTGTTCATGTATATGATGATATTTTCGGGGTCACGCGGATCAATGATGTAGCCGCTCTCCGGTCTCGTCTGCAGCAGGTAATCAAGAGAATAATTCAGCCGGGATATTTCGTGGTTCCTTTCGTCAAGTCGATTCGTGAGCCTGGAAATGACAAATTCATATTCCTCCACCATATATGCGAAGAGCCGGTCCATCTGCTGTAATGCCGGGGGGATTGAGTTTTCATAGGGGACAGACTTCAGACGCTGAAGAAGAATGTCGTAGTCATCTATATGCCTGCGAAGGAGATTGAACCGGTCCCGGGAGTAAATTCCCTCCGAGCCAAGTATGGGGGGATAGTTCTTGAGACGGTTTATAACTGACGCAAGGGAAACGTTGATTTTCTCTTTCAGTATATTCAGGAGCCTTTCGGTTTTAATTACGGGATTATATTTAAGAACCATGGCCTGGGTATACCGCCGGTAATATTGCTCAAGTGACTGCTTCTCCGACTGGTGCATATTACGCAGGGAGTTCATTTTTATGCTCTGAAGTTCATCGTAATTATTAAGAACCGCTCCGGAATCTTTCATATTGCTTTTATATGTGCTTTCGCTGACATTCATGCTTTTTTTAAGCCTGGCGATTTCCTCTCCCTTTTTTTCCATTCTCCGGGCATATCTATCCTTCAGCGATTTTAGTTTTTCTTCCTTTTCTTTTTTCAGTTCAATCGTACGTTCGTTTTTCTCATCCTGGGACAGGTCTTCGGAGAGGATTTTTTCCCTGCCGAGAGAGTAACGGTCGTGCAGCGAAATTATCTCTTCATTCATCTCGACCTTTATATTTTCCAGCTCCCGGTAGGCCTGGTCTATTTTTGTTTCATTTTTTTTCGCTGAATCGATGAGATCTTTTATCCGGAGGTCCTCGAATTCACTTATGTTCACGCTGCGGTCCTGGTGCGTTTCCCTGATGAAGGCGGTGTAGAAAATCGTGCTTACGAACAGGGCGCTGAGAAAGCCTATCATGAAGAAATAGAGCGTGGTATTCTTATTCTTTCTTGTTTTTGAGAATTCGGAGTCAAGGGAATAAATCTCGGTCTGTCCTTCCGTATCTTCGATGTCCTGCGGAAGAAACCTGTGTTGAATGAGATCGGTTGATGTTATTTTGTCGTCATCTGCCATATGCCGTTCCAATTAGTCGGACATGTCGTTGATGTCCTTTGTTTAAATTCTTCAGCCGGAGGAAGTTTGCATTTCTGAAATTTAATCGACGCCTCTTTCCATTCTCCGCTGTAATAAAGGGACAGGGCGTTTTGGAAAAGCGCTACCTGTCTCCGCAGGGGCTCGTCCATTTCCCTGTATGGGATGGGCCAGTATATTTTCCTGCCATAGGTCTTTCCTTTTACCATTACGGTATCGATTTCGATGAAATGGAGTTTTGCGTCCTCAACATTCTCCTCTATGTCGTTTTTCACATATTCCGAACATATTATCGGGATATTGTACACCCTGGTCAGTCCTTCCAGGCGCGATGCGGCGTTGACATTGTCTCCTATAACGGTATTGGTCATCCTCAGATATGAACCAAGCGTTCCGTAGAAAACCTGGCCGCCGTCGATGCCGACACCGATTTCAAGCAGTACCGCGCGATATACAGCCTCTTCGGTTTCATCGAGCGTTCCCTTTTCAGCAATAATCTCATCGCGTATTTTCGTCATTTTACTTTTAAGCTCGTCAACAACCCGATGGAGCGCATAGGCGGACTGGATGGCCTGGTATGATTTATTTTTATGGGTATCCTCAAGCGCGCCATAAACAGCGAGCAGTGCATCGCCGATGATGGAGCCTATGACGCCGTCATATTTGATGATTTCACGAATCGCCCGGTCATAATGCATATTCAGCAGGCGGATAATGTCCGTTCCCAGTGTTTCTGTTATAAAGGTAAACCGCTTTATATCGGTAAAGAGGATGGTGAGGTCCTTTTTTGTACCCTCAAGTCGAACCTCGCGGTCGCGATAGGCCTTTATGACAATGTCCCTGTTGGCGAATTTCCGGAAAATGGAAATGAGGTTTCCCACGGTGTTGGAGAGGGAATTGAAGGCCAGGCCCATGTAGGTGATGTCGTCATTGGTGGCTTTGCTCATGTCAATGACGCTGAGCTGCTGCGTTTCCACCATCTTCATGATATTGCTGGTAATCACCTGGATATATCGCAACAGGTATCGGATGATAAAGATGCCGATGCCGGCAATGGCAATGGTTATGATGATGATTATGATGCTTACGTCACGGAATATCCG encodes the following:
- a CDS encoding iron ABC transporter ATP-binding protein, which encodes MTVLEVSNGHFSYGSRSIFSGINLKLREGEIVILFGPNGCGKTTLLDCILGIHSLEEGEIRVYGKTIADYRPHELARRMAYVPQIHERTFPYLVREVVLMGRTAYITPFSGPSREDHLLAQEALKDVGIESLQDRLYTQLSGGEVQLVMLARALAQRSPIIIMDEPASHLDFRHEIMLLEKIASLARVRGLSFIIATHSPNHAFYFENNGIPTTMAIMNEEKIFALGSPRSVLTEETMMKIFRVESKILSYRQASKKAGAIIALATAADDNDGE
- a CDS encoding ABC transporter permease; its protein translation is MTARKKKILKKAGVTVLLVAAPLACIVLSLFLGRYPIHYTEVFPLIWSIISRGPDVAASIQSSIIWEIRLPRAFLGALVGASLAASGTALQGLFRNPLVSSGMLGVSSGAGFGAALAIIMFKSTAAIYICAFIFGILAVILSYLVGKIYNSAPTIMLVLGGVIISSIFSAMISFLKFLADPYEDLPSIVFWLMGSLASIQGHDVLAASIPMLGGIMGLMLIRWRINVLSMGEREAKTLGINVNLNRAAIIVFTTIATAGAVCISGIIGWVGLVIPHMGRMIAGNDNRILMPVSISLGACFMVIIDNIARNISGGEIPLGILTSLIGGPFFIYLLRRTRGGGW
- a CDS encoding long-chain fatty acid--CoA ligase; this translates as MWQYEKPDNLVSWWEESVKKYGKNTLFWVKNTKGTLDSITYNEIGKRIDNARGGLAQLGIEKDDSVGIISTNRPEWVVLAYATYGRGARYIPMYEKELVQTWKYIITDSLVKVLIVSNQKIYEKVKHFIQEIPSLKRILIIDAEGEDSLKALEKAGQENPVAPVHPDAEDVAILIYTSGTTGDPKGVLLSHGNCTYCSRAGYRIYPDLNETQIGLSMLPWAHSYALSGELNNWIQFGGSLGFMEDVSTLLDDLKLVRPTYLISVPRVFNKIYDAIQNKMKETGGAKKKLFDAACATAKKKIALAQDGKSSFSVNLKFFFLDRLVFSKIRAGFGGRLTGALTASAVMNKEVGEFFYSIGIPTYDCYGLSETSPAVTMNAPDAWKIGSVGKVLEGQRIVLDKSVVEDGADDGEIVVYGPNVMKGYHNKPAETAQVMTPDGGFRTGDRGRFDAEGFLYITGRIKEQYKLENGKYVFPASIEEDIRLLPFVANAMVYGEGKAYNVCIVIPDFEMLGKWAVQNNLPADPEQLIKNKTVTDMIEKEITDQLKGKYGGYEIPKKYVFMTSDFTLENGMLTQTMKLKRHVVVKEYKDQIASLYK
- a CDS encoding adenylate/guanylate cyclase domain-containing protein — its product is MIGRKINNTRIVPVTVKIVMVFTIFILVSNFTTNYINLVFTRTELINLMSQLLTKDLKSIYEYCNNQHEIYQYDRRLDKSLESIERKGLHELKNDKAVIFGVKPEGRILFQASKINHSDFFTDTRVLDEINKKSSKNINDGYTYFTFNNEEYFGIYKYNSKWDIFIFRAEELNDFYKETTRIFRDVSIIIIIITIAIAGIGIFIIRYLLRYIQVITSNIMKMVETQQLSVIDMSKATNDDITYMGLAFNSLSNTVGNLISIFRKFANRDIVIKAYRDREVRLEGTKKDLTILFTDIKRFTFITETLGTDIIRLLNMHYDRAIREIIKYDGVIGSIIGDALLAVYGALEDTHKNKSYQAIQSAYALHRVVDELKSKMTKIRDEIIAEKGTLDETEEAVYRAVLLEIGVGIDGGQVFYGTLGSYLRMTNTVIGDNVNAASRLEGLTRVYNIPIICSEYVKNDIEENVEDAKLHFIEIDTVMVKGKTYGRKIYWPIPYREMDEPLRRQVALFQNALSLYYSGEWKEASIKFQKCKLPPAEEFKQRTSTTCPTNWNGIWQMTTK